DNA sequence from the Acidobacteriota bacterium genome:
TAATTGGCAATGGCTGATGGGCAATGGCCAATGAACTTTCCTCGATGACGCAACTGATTGGAATTGGACGTTCGCGACCGACTGTGGAATCAACAACGCAACTGAAACGACAACTTGGGCTGGCTTCTGCGACCGCAATGATCGTCGGCGAAGTCATTGCGGTCGGCATCTTTCTCACTCCGGCGGGAATGGCGAAATCGCTGGGTTCGCCATTCTGGATTTTGGTTGTCTGGCTGGTGATGGGAGCGATGGCGGTGTGCGGCGCGTTGTGTTATGGCGCGCTCGGCGCGCGCTTTCCGGAAGCGGGTGGCAGTTACGTTTACCTGCGCGAAGCTTACGGGCCGGTTGTTGCGTTCTTGTATGGCTGGAAATGTTTTCTGGTGATGGATCCCGGCATCACGGCTGCGCTCGCCGTCGGGTTGGCAGGATATATCGCCTATCTGGTGAACTTGACACCCATTGGCGCAAAGCTGGTCGCCATCAGCGCAATCCTGCTGATCGCCGCAGTCAACATTGTCGGGTTGCGATTTGGAGCCGGACTGATGCGATGGTTAACGGCGCTCAAACTTGGTTCGTTGGGTTTGATTGTGGTCTGGGCGATTGCCTTGCGGCTTGGCGACCTGTCGCACTTCACCCCTTTTGTCGTGCAGCGTGCGGGTTCCGCGCCGCTGCTTGGTGCACTGGCGGGCGGAATGGTCGGGGCGTTTTTCGCGTTTGGCGGTTGGTGGGATTTGAGCAAGCTCGGCGGCGAAGTCCGCGATCCGCAACGCACCTTGCCGCGCGCGATGGTTTACGGCGTCATCGGTGTCACGCTGGTTTACGTTCTGACCAGCGGAGTGTTTCTGTATCTGGTGCCGCTGGATCGTGTGACTTCCGGCGAAACCTTTGCCGCGCAAGCGGGCGAAGCGCTGTTTGGGCGTTCGGGCGGCGCGATTTTTTCCGCCATCGTCATTGTTTCGGTACTGGGCAGTTTGGCCGCCGTCGTGATGAGCGCGCCGCGCGTTTATTACGCAATGGCTCGCGATGGGGTTTTCTTCGGCGCCATCGCCAAACTCCATCCACGATTTGGCACTCCGGCGCGTGCGGTTCTGGCGGAAGCTGCGATGGCTTCACTTTTGGCTGCGTTGGGCAC
Encoded proteins:
- a CDS encoding amino acid permease; the encoded protein is MANELSSMTQLIGIGRSRPTVESTTQLKRQLGLASATAMIVGEVIAVGIFLTPAGMAKSLGSPFWILVVWLVMGAMAVCGALCYGALGARFPEAGGSYVYLREAYGPVVAFLYGWKCFLVMDPGITAALAVGLAGYIAYLVNLTPIGAKLVAISAILLIAAVNIVGLRFGAGLMRWLTALKLGSLGLIVVWAIALRLGDLSHFTPFVVQRAGSAPLLGALAGGMVGAFFAFGGWWDLSKLGGEVRDPQRTLPRAMVYGVIGVTLVYVLTSGVFLYLVPLDRVTSGETFAAQAGEALFGRSGGAIFSAIVIVSVLGSLAAVVMSAPRVYYAMARDGVFFGAIAKLHPRFGTPARAVLAEAAMASLLAALGTFNQIVAYFVFVTVIFIALTVASVFRLNRRSGDFASRPVPGYPLTPIVFLSFVALLLFLLAGNNTRQALLGVTIVLLGAPVYYLIFHRQERKNTDGLD